A genome region from Candidatus Polarisedimenticolia bacterium includes the following:
- a CDS encoding PilZ domain-containing protein, with translation MEIEGRKESPDRIIVVSEEILSRLRMSPSFLRRSGVRFLLVYSGPEALTLAGASDPAVVLLDYALPVLRADQVCREMKASPKLRDIPVVIAGPALPPEFETSCRAAGCDAFFRSPVDLSSLVATLGVLLGVTQRQEPRLSVLLSVSFEHVTSQTRGRSRDLSLSGIQVRTAYRYGKGRAVRVRFSLDETSPFLAEGEVIRCDSTEEGDFDLGIRFVGLAIQQRDRLAEFLERRGASVAPLI, from the coding sequence ATGGAGATCGAGGGTAGGAAAGAAAGCCCGGATCGAATCATCGTGGTCTCGGAAGAGATCCTCTCCCGGCTGAGGATGTCTCCGAGTTTCCTCCGAAGGTCTGGGGTCCGCTTTCTCCTCGTCTACAGCGGGCCCGAGGCCCTTACCCTTGCGGGGGCCTCGGATCCCGCCGTAGTGCTTCTGGACTATGCCCTGCCGGTCCTGCGAGCCGATCAGGTATGTCGCGAAATGAAAGCTTCCCCCAAGCTACGCGATATACCGGTCGTCATCGCAGGACCGGCTTTACCCCCCGAGTTCGAGACGTCATGCCGCGCCGCGGGGTGTGACGCCTTCTTCCGCTCTCCCGTGGATCTCTCCTCGCTCGTCGCGACGCTCGGAGTGCTCCTGGGAGTGACCCAGCGCCAGGAGCCGCGGCTTTCCGTGCTGCTCTCCGTATCCTTCGAGCACGTCACCTCGCAAACACGGGGGCGCTCGCGCGATTTGAGCCTCTCCGGCATCCAGGTGCGCACCGCCTACCGCTATGGGAAAGGCCGCGCCGTCCGGGTCCGCTTCTCGCTCGACGAGACGAGCCCCTTCCTCGCGGAGGGCGAGGTGATTCGCTGCGATTCCACCGAAGAAGGCGATTTCGACCTGGGGATCCGCTTCGTCGGCCTCGCCATCCAGCAGCGCGACCGTCTGGCGGAATTCCTGGAGCGCCGGGGGGCCAGCGTCGCACCCTTGATATAA
- a CDS encoding outer membrane beta-barrel protein, with amino-acid sequence MLPKNQSAEVRRFLMRMTWALAFGALLWAASPAETLAAQRTSTAPKEGDMAVSANLGFSSSFDDNFGGVEPLLTGTFEYYSTPRVSWRALLGTTSFDADNPSDAEVDVMFINGNISYNWEQGTVHPYVTGGIGFYNKDADASLPPDADDDELGLNFGGGVDWFLGARWALKFEGTLHILGGDDPDNFILGSVGAKWWF; translated from the coding sequence ATGTTACCGAAGAACCAGAGCGCCGAGGTGAGGCGTTTCCTGATGAGGATGACCTGGGCGCTGGCGTTTGGGGCGCTTCTATGGGCGGCGAGCCCGGCCGAAACCCTGGCGGCGCAGAGGACGAGCACGGCACCCAAGGAAGGCGACATGGCGGTAAGCGCCAACCTCGGGTTCTCGAGCTCATTCGACGACAATTTCGGGGGTGTGGAGCCGCTTCTCACTGGAACTTTCGAGTACTACTCCACTCCCCGCGTCTCGTGGCGCGCACTTCTGGGCACCACCTCGTTCGACGCCGACAATCCGAGCGACGCCGAGGTGGATGTGATGTTCATCAACGGGAACATCTCCTATAACTGGGAACAGGGCACGGTCCACCCCTACGTCACGGGCGGCATCGGTTTCTACAACAAGGATGCTGACGCTTCCCTGCCCCCGGATGCCGATGATGACGAGCTGGGGCTGAACTTCGGCGGCGGTGTCGACTGGTTCCTGGGGGCGCGCTGGGCGCTCAAGTTCGAAGGAACCCTCCATATCCTCGGCGGGGACGACCCGGACAACTTCATCCTGGGATCGGTCGGCGCCAAGTGGTGGTTCTGA